GGTCAGTAATATTACGCTCAATCGCATGGCGTAAGACGACATCATGCCGCGCTGCCTCACCCTGCTGTAGGGCGAGCCAGTCACCCTCAGACAAAATAGGGCTGGTTACCCACCGGGCACATCCACTGTTTCGTGCGAACTCCACGATTCCTTTCGCTGCGATTCGCAACCACGCCGCGCTGAAGTAACCTACCCCACGATCGTACCTCATTGACACGTTCAAGGCGGGGATAAAGAAATCTTTGATAAGATCATCCTTCGACGTGTCAAGGATCGCCTTAAATGAGAGTTCATGTAGATTCATATCGTTCCAGAGAAATCATTTGCCATATAGGCAGTACGAGTTGAGAGTTCGGGAACGCTCTGGCTATAGCGGTAGAGGGCTTCATGCGCGAGATGGTAGTGAGCTTTGTGGTCGTCGAGGGTGACGAAATGATAGCGCTGACCGGTGCGGCGGCGCAGGTGAGGTGCATTGATCGCGTCGAGATCGCGGTGCGTGGGAGCACTGGGGGACATTTTCAGATCGCCAATGCTCACATTGCTCTTGATGGGATTGCCGACGAATCGGGGGTGCGTGATAATGCTCTCATCCAGATCGGCGTTCTCAAAGAGGTGTGGATCATACATATCATAGCTCTGAACACGAGACAGCGCGTGAGCGTCTTCGGCAAAACACAGAGCGAGGTGTTCGAGCCCAATAGAAATAGCTGACATGACCTATCCTAAACGCAAGGCAATCCTAGCAGACAGTGTAGCCTTATAGTGCGCACCATTCGGCATTAGGGACATACCCGTGTGGCCTGGTCAGTACGGCATAACATTGAAATGCAGTCGATGCTTATAACTGGACTATGAAGTGAAAGCGACCAAGACGCGCCTTATATCCCACTAATTATCTATCATATTCAGAATGTCGAGTGGTGCAATTAAGGATACAACGGAGCACTTCTTCGAGGTCATGAAAGTTTTGTGAATTTGGGCTACTTCGTTTTGCACCTACGAGGTTAAACTCATCTGGTTGCTGTTGGATATGGGCGTAATCAGATAGGCGTACCGGTGAGGTTCGGAAGCCGAAGACGATATTTCCTGCATCGCGAAAGAGCTAGGATGGGATCGGGAGCAATGAAGTCGCACAATCGAAACTACGGTTTCCTCTACGGTTGCTAGTTACCGTAGCTTCCAGCCGTAAACATGCTGATTTTTAGGTGAAGAATGGGTCGTTACGCGCTCACGATGCTGCGCCCACTACCATGTATAAGCAGAGAGGGGGCGAATTTTTGAATCAGTCGTTTTGTGTGCTTTCGAATTCGTCCCAGCGAGTGTCCCAATGCTGCTCTTCAGCGGCTTTGATTCATGTGCGCCAGGCTTTGGCCTGGGGATCTGCGTCCACCTTCACGACCATCGCTCCAGCCTGTTGATACTAGCCACTCACAGACTCACAGACGACCCCATCCCATCTTCAACGGCTGAAACGCACAACCCAAAAAAACGCGGATATGAGCGCGCCATTCCCCGATCTGCCCCTTGTTTGTTATACATATTGATATATAATGTTAAGTAACATAATACATAAGAGATAACAGGAGGTGTATGGCACAACATGAATCACTTGAAAACTTATTCGAGCAGGCCCTCGAGGCTCTCCCCTTCGGGCTGGAAGTGACCAGCGTCATGGTGGGCGAGCTTGAACCAGACAGCGCCGGTTTCGTCGAATACTTGCAGGGGTTCACGTTCACAGTCGGCCAGTTGTTTGACATGGACCTTATCGCTGATGGCTGGGTCGCGCTGTGGCAGGAAGATAGCGAGATTAATATCTCGGCTTTCATAGACTGCGCTCGTGACGGTGATGGGAAAAAAGGCCTCCGCCTGCCAGAGGATACGGTGCTGGAGGGAGGGTATGACCTCGAAAACCAAACCTGGGAATTCTGGATTGATCACTAATTGAACCGGGACCCATCTCCAAATCGTCAGCGCATCAGAGCATCATACGAATCCTTACGTACTGATGCTAAACTATACGGATGAACCAATCACCTCACCAGCCAGACACCACGCCTGAAGTCATCTCCTCCACCCAACTCCAGCGCAACATTGGCGAAACGATGCGCCGAGTCTTCAAGGATAAGCAGCATCTCATCGTCGAGCGCGACGGTCTCCCCGTCCTGGTCATGCTCCCCGTAGCCGATTACGAAGCGCTGAGGCGCAGCACCGAGAAACCAACCCAATAGTGCCGGGCTTGCTCCTGTCTCAACCCCAACCTTATCCCGGCATTCTGTATAATGCGCTTGTGAGAGGCAGGGAAAAACTACCATCGCGGGAACTGGCCCGGGATTTGTTGCGCCGGTATGCTCGGACGTTCACCTCTCGCCAGGATTGCTACTCCATCCAGACCGAAGAGGGACGCTATATCACCCTCAAGCGCCGCTTCCAGCTGGACTACGTGCAGGCTCACCTCAAGGGTCTCCTGACGCTGGGTGCCTACGCGCTCGACGAGAAAAGCCAGGCGCGTTGGCTGTGTCTGGATGCGGACTCGCCGGAACAATGGGCAGAACTGCTCAAGATGGCCAGAGATCTGGCGCAAGACGCCGTCACCGCCTACCTGGAACCCTCGCGGCGCGGTGGGCACCTGTGGCTGTTCTTCTCCCCTCTTTCGGGCGCCGCCGCCCGCCGTTTCGGACAAAACCTGACCGAGCGGTATGACCTGGAAGGCATCGAGTTGTTCCCCAAGCAAGACGCGCTCACGACGGGCCCTGGCTCGCTCGTGCGCCTGCCCCTGGGCCGCCACCGGCTCACCGGCCAGCGCTACCACTTTGTCACTCTCGACGGCGACCCCATCGCTCCTACCGTCCGCAAGCAGGTCCGGCTGCTGTCAACACCGCAGTTGGTGCCCCAGGACTACGTCCGGGCGGTAAACAAAGATGTGCAATTACCCGAAACGGTCAGCAGTAAGCCCCTTTTTCCGGAAGCGCGCGCAGAGGTCACGGGCGCGACTCTCTCGGAACGCCTGAAGAACGCCATCAGCGTCTACGACTTCGTGCGGCGCTACGTGGATCTGGACGCCAATGCGACCGGCTACTGCCCCTTCCACGACGACACCCGCAAAAGCTTTGGTGTGAACCAGGAGGAGAACTTCTGGCACTGTTGGGCAGGCTGTGGAGGCGGCAGCCTCATCGACTTCTGGATGAAGTGGCGCGAGAAAGAAGGATTGGACGCCAGCTTCACTGCGACCATCAAAGCTCTCGCGGAGATGCTGCTGCCACGTTGAGTGGCCTCAAAATCGGCGCGGTCGGTTGCCATCCTGCCCTTCTGCTGTACGAGCTTCTTCTCCCCATTTCAAGCCCAATGGGCAGCCCGCCTTTTGTCACTTGCCGGAATCTACAGGGTTCGAGAATTTGAGAAACACCCCCTCACCCGAACTCCCACTTGAAACACCCGCTATCGTATGCGCATACTGCCAGTGACATCAATCCAGGTTTTGTGGAAACAACCCTTCATCCGGCTTTCCACATGCTGAAAGGACCGTATGACCATCTCTGTTGCCTCGCAGAAAGGCGGGGTCGGAAAAACAACCACCTCTATTACCCTGGCCGCCGGTCTGGGCCGCCAAGGCAAACACGTGCTGCTGGTCGATATCGACTCCCAGGCGAATTCCTCGAAGGTCCTGCTTCCCAATTACCCCCAGGTATCTAAAGACGACACGATTTACACCACCATCCTGGAGCGGCACCCGTTGCCCGTGCATGCCACGACCGTTCCCGGTGTCGAAATCGTGCCTTCGCACATCCTGCTCTCCAACACCGACATCGAGCTCACCACGGCCAAGGACCATCGCGAGGCGCGCCTTAAAACACAGCTGGACCACATTGCAGGCCGGTACGATCACGTCCTCATCGACTGTCCTCCTACCCTCTCCTGGCTGACGATCAATGCGTTCACCGCGTCAGATAAGGTGCTGGTGGTGGTCTCACCGGGTTATTTCGAGCTAGACAGCATCAACCAGATTAACAAGACCCTGCACGAGGTCAAGGAGTACTTCAACCCTGCTCTGGAGCTGCTGGGCTACCTGTTCACCATGAGCGACCCGACCATCAACAGCCGGACGTCGCTGCAAATCCTGCGGCAGTCGTACACCAGCCAGGTGCTCAATACCATCATCCCCCGGAACACGGACATTCGTGATGCCCACTTCAACAAAACCGACATTTTCGACTACAACCCCAATGCCCTGTCAGCCAGGGCGTACCAAAGCTTACTGGAGGAGATTGGATTATGAAAAAGCAGCTCAATACCAGCTCGATTCTCAACGAGCTCGAGGAAGGCTCAGCCTTCTTCCGGCGCGGGGACTCTGCTTCGGCGCCCTCTGAACCGAAACACCCTGCCCCAGTTTCGCAAAAAGCCGTAGCGCCCGAGGTAGAAAGCGAAACGAGCACAAAAGTGACTCAAAACCGAACGGGCGAACGGTTCAACCGAACGGAACCACCGATCGGTTTATCCACCAGCGCCGCCCCTGCGAGTGCGGTGCTCACCTCAATCGACGACCCACACGACGAAGGTAAGCGACTGACCGAACGTTACAGCTTTGAGATCTACACCGACCAAAAAGAAACGATCAACGACGTGAAGTACCTGTACTACAAGAAGACAGGACGCAAGGTATCCTCCAGTGAGCTGGTTCGGGATGCCCTGGACCTGTTTCTGGCGCGCGTGCTGGAGAAACTCGAGGGGTGATGGAACACATTGGCGCCGCCCTAGCGAAATACGAGCGGATCATTCTGGAAGGCTTCGACCCGGTGTCGGCGCACGGCTTTACGCAGGTGCCCAACGTCGTCTTGCGCGATACCCGCCTGTCGCCGGGCGCCAAGCTGTGTTACGCCTTACTGCTCAGTTACGCCTGGCAGAAGGACAGTTGTTTTCCAGGGCAGGAGACGCTGGCCGAAGATGCCGGAGCCTCGAGGCGGTCGATTGTGCGCTTCATGAAGGAGCTGGAACAATCCGGCTACCTGGAAAAGAAGCGCCGGGGACTGGGCAAGACCAACGTCTACACCCTGCACAGCCGCGTCGAGCAGTCCCAAGTGAAGGGTAACAAAGAGCACCACCCGGCTTGAAGTGCCAAATTGGCACTTCCGGATGTGCCAACGCGTCACTTCACTCTATAGATGAAGAAGACCCAGAAAGAAGAATATTAAGTTTCAGGGATTACATCTTTTTCTTTCTCGGCGAATAGGCTGGCGCGGGGACCGCTGCCCCCTCCACCAGACCCGCCAGCGATGTGGCGGGGCGGCGGTTTGGGCCATATCGCGCGCCAGCACGCTGTCGCCCTCCTCAAACGGGGTCCTCGCTGCACCGGCTGGATGGCCGCCCTCCGGGACGCCCATCGCCAGCTGCGCTCGACCCCGCCCTCGTCCGGCGACCCCCCGTCGGCCTTCCGCACTGGCTGCGCCGCGTTTGAAGCCCGACCGCCGTGGTCGCTGCCGCCGGTAGAGAGAACCCATTCCGCACGCAAGAGGGGAGGGGAACGGGACTACGGGGGAGACGGGGCGGAGCGGCAGACGCGGAGGGCTGACCAAATACGCGCCAGCCCACTCGCTCGCCCACGGCGGTCGGCCTTACAGGCCGACGGGGGAGACCCAGGACCCTGGATGCATCTGCGACCGGCTGCGGTCGGGCAAGGCTGCGCGTGGAAATCCGAGGCGGCGTCCGTTACACTGGCTTTATGGACCTTTTTCCATTTCGACCGGCGTCTGCTCAGGCCCAGCGACCACCGGTTCCGGCCCCGATGCGCCTGACCGAGCGTGACAGCCGTATCCTGGAAGCGGTGCACGCTTTCGACGGCGTCCTGGGCGACTACCAGATCCGGCGCCTGTTCTTCACCGGCGAGCGCCAAGCGCGGGGGCGACTCAGCTTGCTGTTCCAACACGGGTATCTATCCAAGCCCAGCCGGGCACAGCGCGCCGGGCTGCCGTGCATGGTCTATTGGCTGGACAAGCGCGGCGCGGCGCACGTGGCCGGGCTGCACGGCCAGCCGCTCAAGGAGTTCGGCTACCGGCGTGAGCCGCGCTGGGCGCAGGTCGCCCACGACTTGGCCGTGAATGACTTCCGGCTGGACGTCATCGAGGCGTGTGAGCAGTGCACAGACGTTTCTCTGGAGCAGTGGATTCCGGAAGGGGAGTTCTGGGCACACCCGGACCGGGTCGAGTACCGGCAGACCAACGGCCAGAAAGCGCGACGGCTGGTCCGCCCGGACAGCTATTTCGTCCTCCGCCAGGGCAGCCACGTCTCGCGGCTGCTGCTGGAGCTCGACTGCGCGACGGAGGACAATCCACGCTTTGCCCGCGAGAAGGTCCGGCCCGGTGTGGCCTATTTGCGCAGTGACGCCTACAAGCAGCGCTTCGGCTACCAATCCGGGCGCTGGCTGGTGGTCACCACCGGTGAGCGGCGACTGCGCAACCTCAAACAGCAGACCGAGCTGGCGGCGGGCAAAGACGCGGCGGTGTTTTGGTTCACGACCGCTGACAAAGTCGGCGCGCCAGGCGTCCTGACGGCCCCGATTTGGCAGCGGGGTGGTGACGACCGGCTCTCGCCTCTCTTTCCAAATTCTAACCGTATTTTCGGGCTCTGAGCGGGCCTCGTGTTGTTATGCTGACCACAGCAGCGCACCAACGCGGTGCGCCTGCTACGACCGTCGCGAAGCCAGGGTCCTGGCGCTGGTCTGTCTGCAAGAGACCGGCGCTTTTTCACCTGGCCGGGGGAACAACGCCGGAGGAGACCCGCAAAGGTCGGCCCCTTTGCCCTCCGGTGGGGACCGGCTTCGCGCGGTGTTGCGTGGCGCTGAGTTTCGCTCCGTAGAAAGCGGGTGTATAACCAAAGCAAATTACTTCTCAAGGGGTGATAGTTCAACGAGTGGGGTGGGACTGTGCCTTACCAAAGTGAAGACGATCCGGTCGTCGAGGTGCTCAACGGCCTCGTGTGGGGTGTGATTGGGTTTTTCGCCGGACTGCTGGCCGCCGTTGGCATTTATACGTGGCAGAAGAAGTTCGACGTCGTCCGGTTGCCGGACCGGCTCGAAGGTGACTTCGACCAGCCATTGACGTCGCCACCCTGGGAAGAAATTCGGACGGCGCTGGCGATTGGGGGTGGACTGGCGATCCTGGTCGGAATGGTTGGTTCCAAAGGCTTGTTGGCGCTCGCCGGAATAGGCATGGCGTACGCCGCGTTTCGAATCCGCATCGATCCGGTTGACGACCGCCCGGTGGCGTGGCCCAGCTTCAATCCACTGTCCAAACCGCGCCACGTCCGAATCCGGCTGCCCAACGCCACCAAGTGGGAGCCTGAGACGGCCCTGCGGTTCACCGAATACGTGCTGCGCACCACGGTCCACCTGACCCTGCGCATCGTCGCCGACGCAACCAGCCTCTCATGGGAGATCCTGGACTGGCGCAGCGATGTTCCACCCGAGCAGCTGGTCCGGACCGTGGCCGCCTACTACCCGGCGGCGGAAGTCGAGTGGTGGGACGACGAGCCGGTGGCCCGCGACTACCCGTTTTATCGATACGTCCTGTTCTTTCGCCAGGCGGCGGATTTCGTGTGGCCGCTGAAGTCGGTCGAAGACCTGGGTCGCTTCGATCCCCTCGCCACGCTCACCCAGGCGCTGGCCGATCTGGAAGACGGCGAGCGCATCGTCTACGAGCTGTCGCTCTCGCTGCCCGCCGAGTGGGCTTATGAGGTTGGCGCAAAGCTGGTGACGGTCAGCCGCATCCACCCGCTGCAATTCCTGTCGATGAGCGGGGCCGAGCTGGCGATGTCCGCCATGTTGAGTGGCGAGACGCGCAGCGAAAAGTTCCAGTCCAACGACCAGACTGTGGCCGAGCAGAAGCTGAGCCGACCCCTTTACCAGGCGTTCCTGTCGCTCTCGATTGACAGTCCGGAGGCGGCGCGCGTGCAGCAGCTGGCCACGCTCGACAGCCAGATCTGGCAGTTCGTGCGCGAGCCGTACAACGGGCTGGTCTGGGACGAAGAACCCTGGCCGGAGTCGATTCGCCGCATTGCGGATGCCAGGGGCGAGAGCGAGTACCGGGTGCAGGCGCTCATCTGGCGCTGGACCGGCTGGCAGGACAAGCGCTGGCAGCGCACGCGCCTCGTCCTCTCGCCGGAGGAGATTGCCGCCCTGTGGCATCTGCCGCACGCGGGCTTCCAGGCGCGAGATATCCAATGGTCGTCGGGACGCAACGTCGCCGCGCCCACCGCAGCCACCCGCCCGTACCCCGGTGTGGTCATCGGGCGGAACGTGCATTCCGGGAAGCAGACGATGATTCGCCTGGCCGAGGCCGACCGCCCCTTGCACACTTACGTGGTGGGCAAGACCGGCGTGGGCAAGTCCACCTTGCTGCACCACGTCATCCACCAGGACATCGCGGCGGGCAAAGGCGTGGGCGTCATCGACCCGCACGGCACGCTGGTGCGCGACATCCTGCGCACGAGCATTCCCCCGGAGCGTGAAGACGACGTGGTTCTGGTCGATTTCGCGCAGACCGCTTATCCGGCCCCGCTGAATCCCTTCGCGGTACCCCAGGGCGTGCCGCGCGAGGTGGTGCTCAATCACGTCATGGGCGTGCTGAAGAAGATCTACGCCGAGGACTGGAGCCGGACGCGCATGGAGAACGCGCTCTACAGCGCGCTGGTGGCCCTGATGGATGAGCCGCACGCCACGCCGCGTGACATCGCGCGGCTGATGGTCGATGCCGAGTACCGCACCGCGCTCATGCAAAACGTCAAGGACCCGGTCGCGTTGGAATACTGGTGGGACGAATATGACAATCTGAGCGAAGCCACGCAGGCCCAGGTGCGCGAGCCGGTGCTCAACCGCATCCGCATCTTCTACCGTAACCCGGTGGTGAGAAATATGATCTGCCACCCGATGTTCATCGACTTCCGGGCGGTGATGGACGAGGGCAAGATCTTTCTGGCCAACCTCAACAGCGACGAAACGCGCAGCGAGCAGGCCAATCTGGGCGCGATGCTGATGGCCAGCTTCCAGATGGCCGCCATGACGCGCTCGACGGCGGACGGCGGGCCGCGCCCCTTTTACCTGTTCGTCGAGGAGGTGCAGCAGTTCGTGACGTCGGCTTTGCCGGTGGTCTTCTCCGAAGCGCGCAAGTTTGGCTTGAGCCTGACGGCGGCCAACCAGTATCTGGGCCAGCTGCGCGGCAGCACGCTCGAAGCCATTTTGGGCAACGCCGGAGCGACCCTCATGTTTGCCTGCGGACCGGACGACGCCCGCGCGCTGTCGGGCTATCTGGCACCGAACCTGACACCCGGCGACCTGATGAACTTCGACCGGTTCCACGCGGCGGTCAAGATGCAGGTGGCGGGCAAGACACTTCCAGCGTTTAGCATCGAGACGCTGTCGCCGCTGCCGGAGCCACCGGATGCCAGCGAGCGGGAGCGGCGCATCCGCAAGAAGTCGATTTCGCAGTACACGCCCTGGACCCGCCAGCAGGTCGAAGCCTGGCTGGAGCAGCGCTACGACCAGCCACGCAAGCGGCGTCCCGTCGGCACGGTTTCGGACTTCGATTGAGGCGCCCGATGGGCCGACTGCCACGCCACAAGCGGGTAAATAACCCGCCACCCATGCGTCTGATGGAGCGCGACATCGAGATCTTGAAGACGGTGCACGACTACCGTATCCTGCGTGGTGACCAGTTGCAGGCGCTGTTTTTCGGCTCGCAGAGCACCGCGTCCTACCGCCTGTCGCGGCTGTACCAGCACGGCTTCCTCGACCGGCGCTTCTTGCCGACGCTGGGCGGGCTGGCCAGCAGCCCGGCGCTGTATGTGCTGGGCAAGCGCGGGGTAGACGTGCTGCGGCGCGTGTTGGACTGCGGCCCGAAGGACATCCGCAAGCCGCCGGGTAACCAGGAACTCAGCCCGCTGTTTCTGGAGCACCTCTTACAAATAAACGACTTCCGGCTGGCGGTGACTCTGGCAGCGCGCAATCTGGGTTACACACTGGAGTTATGGCTGGACGATTACCACCTGAAGGCCAACTTCGACCGGGTGGCGATCCGGACACCGCAAGGCCAGCGGCGGGTGGTGTCGCTCATCCCGGATGCCTACTGCGTGCTGCGCGTGCCGCAAGGACGCGGCTGTTTCTTTCTGGAGATGGACCGGGGCACGATGACCAACGCCCGGTTCCGGGACAAGGTGCTGGCCTACAAGGCCTATATCGCCAGTGGACAGTACGAGCAGCGCTATGGCACACGCAGTCTGCGCGTGCTGACGGTGACATCTGGACCGAAGCGGCTGGAGAACTTGAAAAAAGAGGCGGAGCAGGTGAGAGGTGGACGCGTGTTCTGGTTTACGACGAGCAATTGCATCTCGGCTGATGCTGTACTACACAAACGTATTTGGCTCATTGCGGGAGACAATGGCTACAACGTTTTCGTATGATCTTGCGGAAGCTATGGATGAGAGAAGTATTAGACCAAACTGGTTTTTTGTCGCTCGCGGTTGCCCCACTTTTTTGAACTAGAATCTCCCCAATCTTAGGGGGAACACATTTGGCTAATGTGAAATACCATATGTGCAAGTGGAGCCTTTCTAAGTGGATTCTACCATGTAGTTGTCAATTACATGAAAGGGTTAGCACTATGTCAAACTATCTGCAGGAGACTATTGATTCGCTCGACGAGCTTTGGCTTCAGCAACATTTGAATCATTTCGATTACACCCGAACCGTGGTCGAAAGACTGGGTTCTATGGAACAAGTGATAGCTCTTCTCAAGGCCGTTCTCAAGGATGCAGTCCAGCTTGAGAAGGTTGCAGCCGCCTCTTATATTCATGACAATGGATTTGACAAGATTGTTCTAGTAAGCTCTGCAGCCGTTCCCTATAAGCTACGGCTCCACATTTGGTGGCCAGAGTCGAGAAACAGGGTCAGTGAGAACATCCATAATCACCGATGGGATTTTAGTTCAACAATCTTAACAGGATATTTCACTTTCCAAGAATTTCATATCTCGAATAGAGGCATCCCTATGTTTGAATATCGTTATTCTTCACCGCAAGGTGGAACTCACTATGAAATGAATTATGTTGGTGAAACAGAATTGACCTGTGATTTTGATGCCCTCCTTCCCGCAAAAACTCTATATACACTATCACATGAAGTACTTCATCGAGTGATCAATGATGGCAACCAGCTTACATCAACGTTCATGGTTCAAGGACCTACAGAAAAGGAGTTTACACGTGTTTTTTCAGCACAACCTGTGACAGACTCCAAACAAGTACGCGTAAAGCGTTTTACCCCACACGAACTCCAACGGCGTCTGAATCGTTACATTGAATATCTCAATCATAGTGCATCTAGTGAGTAAGAAAACTGAAGAGATGTTCGCGAGCGACTATCTATGGAAAGCTCTGAATATTTGGCCCACGAATCCGGGCAAAGCATTGTTGCGAGCTATTGAAGCAAGAGAACTAAGCGAGATTCAACTTGATGCTCCTGTTCTAGACTTGGGATGTGGGGACGGCGCATTTTTCTCTCTACTAGGGCAACGAGCGGAATTTGGAATTGATATCAACCTTTTGCGAGCGCATTCAGCAAAGATTACGACTGGATATGGACTTACGGCTTGTGCAAATGCGAGGCAACTGCCATTTCCAGACTCTTTTTTCCGTGGTGTTCTAAGTAATTCCGTATTGGAACATATTGATAGAGTAGCGGGAACCTTATCGGAAGTTCACCGTATTCTACGTCGGGATGGTGTGCTAGCGTTTACTGTGCCGAGTCCGAGCAAAATCCAATTTCTATTTTATTCAAACGAATCGTTATACGGCACACCAGGGTTAGGATATCAGTATATACAACATTTTAACTCATTCTGGGTTCATAAAAATTATATGACACCCCAGGAGTGGGAAAATCTACTAACCAAAATTGGATTTCGAATTGATGTCATAAAGTACTATGAGCCTAGCCGTACATCTACATTCATTGATTTTTTATTAGGAATTAGAATACAATACAAATACTGGACAAAGCGGGCAAAAAAAGATGTGGAAGTTGCTTTCCTTAAATCTCTTTATTTTTACCTACGACCGTATTATGAAGCAAGAGCTGAAAGCATTGGCGGCGGGTTACTCATTAAAGCAGTTAAGATCTGAAAGCCGGTAGCTATAAAAGGAGCGAATCATGGAGCTAAGAGGCAAGAGAGCCTTGGTTACTGGCTCGAGCCGGGGGTTGGGCCGTGCCACAGCTTTGGAGCTTGCGAAACGGGGTGCCGATGTTCTGGTACATTTCCATAGGGAAGCTGATAGAGCTGAAGAAGTTGTATCCGAAATCCGGAACATTGGAAGAAGATCTGAAGCCTATCAGGCCGATATCGGAAATGCTAGCGATATCTTCCGTATGGCCAACGAAGTTCTAGGCAGGTATGGGCACCTTGACATACTCGTCAATAATGCAGGTACCATAGTTCGCCCAGCTTCTTGGAATGAAATTTCAAAGGAAGATGTGGATAGGACTATCGACATTAATCTCAAGGGCGCGATTTATTGCATTCAGGCATTTGCGCCCTCGATGGTAGAACGTCAGTCTGGCCGTATCATAAATGTTACGACCACCTATGCAATCACTGGCGCAGCCCCAGTACTTGTCTACACAGCAGCTAAAGCCGGAATAATCAGTATGACCAAAGCTATGGCACAGGAATTAGGAAAACACGGGGTTACCGTGAATGCTGTAGCACCGGGGAATTTTGACACCGATTTGGCGGTTGAGTCTGGAGATGCAGTCAACGAATGGGCAATATCTACAACGCCGTTGGGAAGGTTAGGTAAACCGGTGGAGATAGGAGAAGCCGTCGTATTTCTGGTTGAGTCGGATTTTATCACTGGCCATACACTTGTAGTCGATGGTGGACAGTTGCTGAATATCTAGGATGTGTTCAGCAAGGAAACAGGGAGATGGCATGCTGGGGCAGAGAGAGAAGACAGCTCTCCGGATGTTAGTCAAAGGCACTCCTATTGAAAAGGGGAGCATGTGGCTGATTAACAATCAACGTGACAGCGATCAGGGAGTCGGGTGGCCTCATCTAAATGCGCATGATGTTCCTACCGTTTGGGGAGGAACTTTGGATGGTATGCGTGCTCTACTAGCGACAGGAGTAAGCCGTCACGACCCTGTTGTCAGGAGAGCTTATGAGT
This sequence is a window from Aggregatilinea lenta. Protein-coding genes within it:
- a CDS encoding class I SAM-dependent methyltransferase, producing MSKKTEEMFASDYLWKALNIWPTNPGKALLRAIEARELSEIQLDAPVLDLGCGDGAFFSLLGQRAEFGIDINLLRAHSAKITTGYGLTACANARQLPFPDSFFRGVLSNSVLEHIDRVAGTLSEVHRILRRDGVLAFTVPSPSKIQFLFYSNESLYGTPGLGYQYIQHFNSFWVHKNYMTPQEWENLLTKIGFRIDVIKYYEPSRTSTFIDFLLGIRIQYKYWTKRAKKDVEVAFLKSLYFYLRPYYEARAESIGGGLLIKAVKI
- a CDS encoding SDR family NAD(P)-dependent oxidoreductase, encoding MELRGKRALVTGSSRGLGRATALELAKRGADVLVHFHREADRAEEVVSEIRNIGRRSEAYQADIGNASDIFRMANEVLGRYGHLDILVNNAGTIVRPASWNEISKEDVDRTIDINLKGAIYCIQAFAPSMVERQSGRIINVTTTYAITGAAPVLVYTAAKAGIISMTKAMAQELGKHGVTVNAVAPGNFDTDLAVESGDAVNEWAISTTPLGRLGKPVEIGEAVVFLVESDFITGHTLVVDGGQLLNI